tgcaggaagcagaaaggccaagccctgagcccagcctgggccagcagggcctgtccctcacGGCTGCCTCGGGGCTCTTGGTGGGCCagggggatgtgaggggcagcaaggacaaatggcatcaacctgcagcccctgccagccacCCCAGGGAGGCCGAGGGAGAAGcaaagtgcagcccctgccaggaaaGTTTCTCCTGTGGGGCCTCCAGAGGCGCTGCCCGAGCCCAGGGCACAAAGGCCTGGGTGCCTGTgaccctgccagccctgcccaggccttggccatctgtcctgcaggctgtgccccctgggcgtgctgctcctctgccctggctggctgcacctgcccatctccttgtgccccagcatttctcacccagcgtttctgtgccctccctgggctccctgcacccagcgctgccggctcctggcacacagaggcccgccatggcccagcctcacGCTGCCACACCTCCAGCACCAACATTCTGCCCTGCAAGGgactttgctttctcctcagctccagACTGAGCCTTCCAAGCTGCACTTTGGGGAGGTTTCCTGCAattcccactgccaaggaaagctctgtctcctgctggtcacaagcagAGAAGGGCTGGCAGGAGATGTAATTGTCAGAGGCTGTTTGGGGCCCAGTGACCGTGAAATTATTGAAGATTTTAAATATTCTGTGAAAGGAGGTGTTGTATTGGACTAGATATTTAGTTGGTTTCACTGGGTGTTGGGAAAATATGTTATTGGGTCACTTGGATGGTATATTCCCCCTCACATGGCTTCTCCCTCACCCCCCTGGTCTCTGTATCTCTGGTGGTCTGCCCCACGGGTGGTCcctcccctcacccctcccCAGTGTTATCCCATTGGCTGCGGtcctctttccctgcccccATCACCTGGGGCATAAAACCCTACTGCAGGTGAGGCTCTACCTCTTTGCTACCTGGTGGTCGCTCACTGCAGAAGTGTCCCTGTCTCAAGCCAATAACCTGGATACTCATCTCCACGTGGCAGAGAGCGCTCTTCGTCTTTTGTCTCGTTCATGCGATTCTGTGTTGACTTTAGTATTGAGCGAGCCGGCTCTGGATTACAATAAGCCTAGAAACCCATGGTTATCGCAAGGAGGGGCATCAACAAATCTTCTACACTGGAGTTCCAGGGAGCAGACTTTAGCCTATAAAGGATTGAGCTGGGGAGAAAcaaatcaggtactgattttttaaagggaaacagcccttaaaaacaaaggattCCAGGAAAGGTGGACACaattgaagaaaataattttgacagAGCAGCAACAGCCTGTCCCTCTATGCCCAAAAGTGAGCTAGCAAGGAAAATGAATGACCTGGCAGGGCATGGAGCATTTTCGAGGAACTCAAGGGAAAAAATTAGGGTGCATCACCTttggacagagggacaggaaaCTCAGGACATGTTAAAGGATGTTCTTaggtcatgcagaaagaaaattcgAGATGTGAAAGCTCAATTAGGATTTAACCAGGCCACTTCTgtgaaggataataaaaatgattttataaatatattaatggcaaaaggaaggataaggacaacttccattcctttatggaggggAAATGGTTAAgatgaggaaaaagctgaggtACTTAACCCCTTCTTAGCCTCAATTTTCAAGAATAAGTCAaattgtcctcaggacaagtgttcctctgagctgctggaaagGCACAgctagcagaacagccccctgtaatccaggaggaagcagctggggacgtgctgagccactcagatgctcacaggtctctctgggagcagaggggatccattccagggggatgagggagctgtggatgagctccccaagctgctctccatcatttaccatcagtgctggctcagcagggaggtgccagaggactggaggtgccaatgtgagcccatccccaagaagggctggaaggaggagctgggcaactccaggcctgtcagcctgacctgggtgcccggcaCGGTTATGGAACAGAccaccctgagtgccatcacagggcacccacaggatggacGAGGGatcagagtggctggagagcagccacgcagaaagggacctgggggcactgctggacagcaggctggacatgaacTAGCAGAGTGCCtgggtgggcaagaaggccaatggctcctggcctggatcaggaatggtgtggccagcaggagcagagttgCTGTGCCACCCATGACatacccccagctctgcacacacactttgctgctgcagctgcagagaaggCAGCAAAAGGGGAATTGCCAGGGAAGACATTGCTTGGAGATGCTTTAAGTCTCTTAAAACCACTGAGAGCAGAGGTCCTCATGGACACTCTGGGGCCACAGCAAAtgtggagaaaaacaaaatgaaatatgGCTCAAACAATGCCATTTGTTCTAATATTAAAAGATtaagaaaaagggaaggaaagaacaAATCAAATACTAAACCCAAGTGTCGAAGGtatatttttatgaaaatcctgtcttaggatttttttcatcctgagaagctgagaggctctaggaacaaaatgtaaacaatggttatctgctgctgtggaattcaTCAGGTCGAtttttgattggcccatctgggatgtttataattaatggccaatcaagacCGAGCTATCTCAGagagagtccaagacagctgccttttgttatcattattttctattttattcttagcttagctagtcTTCTGAGATGaacctttttcttctattcttttagtatagttttaatgtaatatatatatcagaaaataataaatcaagctttctgaaatacAGAGTCAGATCtacgtctcttccctcacctgaaaacccctgtgagcactgtCACACCCAAGTATTATCAAAGACGAAATTTATTACAAATGACTTGTAGAAACTGGCACGAAGTTTAGTGTTCCTGAAGCCATCCAGTCATCattgtccacactgcagccttaagctcctggttcctgaggctgtagatgagggggttcagggctggaggcaccaccgagtacagaactgacagaggcagatccagggatggggaggagatggaggggggcttcaggtgagcaaaCATGatagtgctgaggaacagggagaccacagccaagtgagggaggcaggtggaaaaggctttgtgccgtccctgctcagaggggatcctcagcacagccctgaagatctgcacataggagaaaacaatgaacacaaaacagccagaAACAACACAGACAGTGAGAGCAATaggcccaagttccctgaggtaggatttggagcaggagagcttgaggatctggggcacctcacagaagaactggcccagggcattgccatggcacaggggcagggaaaatgtattggctgtgtgcagcagagcatagagaaaggcactggcccaggcagctgctgccatgtgggcacaagctctgctgcccaagagggtcccgtagtgcaggggtttgcagatggacacgtagcggtcatagcacatgacgGTCAGGAGAGAAAATTCTGCTCCCACAAAGAAGAGAAATAGGAaaacctgtgcagcacatcctgagtaggagatggtgctggtgtgccagagggaattgtgcatggctttggggacagtggtgcagatcatgcctaggtcgctgagggccaggttgagcaggaa
The genomic region above belongs to Zonotrichia albicollis isolate bZonAlb1 chromosome 37, bZonAlb1.hap1, whole genome shotgun sequence and contains:
- the LOC141726643 gene encoding olfactory receptor 14A16-like, whose product is MSNSSSIRHFLLLALADTRQRQLLHFCLLLGISLAALLGHGLIISAVACGHHLHTPMFFFLLNLALSDLGMICTTVPKAMHNSLWHTSTISYSGCAAQVFLFLFFVGAEFSLLTVMCYDRYVSICKPLHYGTLLGSRACAHMAAAAWASAFLYALLHTANTFSLPLCHGNALGQFFCEVPQILKLSCSKSYLRELGPIALTVCVVSGCFVFIVFSYVQIFRAVLRIPSEQGRHKAFSTCLPHLAVVSLFLSTIMFAHLKPPSISSPSLDLPLSVLYSVVPPALNPLIYSLRNQELKAAVWTMMTGWLQEH